In a genomic window of Alphaproteobacteria bacterium:
- a CDS encoding DNA translocase FtsK 4TM domain-containing protein, whose product MARTRTIKRKRKGKNKQPTIPFVPESLQAFTARRFLDAFALSLLAGALFIIAALASYSPVDPSWNTASSEVTEADVANLGALPGAWTADVLLQTLGAGAFTLAIVLGFWAWRLFRRQTIRPVSLRLAATLVLSILASIALAQIPSGHWIAHPYLGSSVGTLMLNQFSVFSQAYGFGYGPGIFSLLCALLAVPVFIFAAAFSREEVAGAAFAAKVGVYTVIGTCIASVRGFLNWVQHYNDPDYEVDSPSFGFLEKVRAWREERAARRAARDEEDEESDDDEEAEEGEIESEDSDSEDGEEEAAPLAARKPKSQIPVVTPTAAKKPAAAKKKSGGQQQSLALSDVEDWQLPDVSLIQEVPKDVVSRKPNEESLRKNAELLRNVLADFNIHGDISSIHPGPVVTLYELEPAPGTKTSRVISLSDDIARSMSAISVRCAVVPGRNVIGIELPNKERQTVYMREMLESRLYEKTNAKLPLILGKDIGGQAVLADLAKMPHLLVAGTTGSGKSVAVNTMIMSLLFRLSPQQCRFIMIDPKMLELSVYDNIPHLLSPVVTEPGKAIVALKWAVREMENRYRNMSKLGVRNIEGYNLRIREAIKKGEEIVQKVQTGIDRDTGEAEFEDVSLELKELPYIVVVVDEFADLMLVAGKDVENAIQRLAQMARAAGIHLIMATQRPSVDVITGVIKANFPTRISFQVTSKIDSRTILGDSGAEQLLGMGDMLYMAPGGRVTRVHGPFVSDEDVEKSVSFLKSQASPDYIDNLTDDGDYGDSEIMSAMFGGGKEGSSNDVDELYDRAVAIVAREGKVSTSFVQRHLQIGYNRAARIVEEMEKQGIISPANATGKREILVRDFSDV is encoded by the coding sequence ATGGCCCGGACCCGCACGATCAAACGCAAACGCAAGGGAAAAAACAAGCAGCCCACGATTCCGTTCGTGCCGGAATCGCTGCAGGCTTTCACGGCGCGGCGGTTTCTGGACGCTTTCGCGCTGAGTCTTCTGGCGGGGGCGCTTTTTATTATTGCCGCGCTGGCCAGTTACAGCCCGGTCGATCCGTCCTGGAATACCGCGAGTTCCGAGGTTACAGAGGCGGATGTGGCCAATCTCGGCGCACTGCCGGGGGCGTGGACGGCGGATGTTCTGCTGCAGACCTTAGGCGCGGGCGCCTTTACGCTGGCGATTGTTTTGGGGTTCTGGGCGTGGCGGCTGTTCCGGCGGCAGACGATCCGGCCTGTAAGTCTGAGGCTGGCGGCGACGCTGGTTCTGAGTATTCTGGCCTCGATCGCTTTGGCGCAGATTCCCTCGGGACACTGGATTGCCCATCCCTATCTGGGGAGCAGCGTGGGTACGCTGATGCTCAATCAGTTTTCCGTTTTTTCGCAGGCTTACGGGTTTGGCTACGGGCCGGGGATATTTTCCCTGTTGTGCGCGTTGCTGGCGGTTCCGGTTTTTATTTTTGCTGCGGCTTTTTCCCGTGAGGAGGTTGCGGGGGCCGCCTTTGCCGCCAAGGTCGGCGTCTATACGGTGATTGGAACGTGCATTGCTTCGGTGCGCGGGTTTTTGAACTGGGTGCAGCATTACAACGATCCTGATTATGAGGTTGATTCTCCTTCGTTTGGTTTTCTGGAGAAGGTCAGGGCGTGGCGCGAGGAGCGGGCGGCGCGGCGCGCGGCCAGGGATGAAGAGGATGAAGAGTCCGATGATGACGAAGAGGCAGAAGAGGGTGAAATCGAGAGTGAGGATTCCGATTCTGAAGATGGTGAGGAAGAGGCTGCGCCCCTTGCGGCCCGAAAACCCAAAAGCCAGATTCCTGTTGTGACTCCCACGGCTGCGAAAAAACCTGCGGCTGCAAAAAAGAAATCCGGGGGGCAGCAGCAAAGCCTTGCGCTTTCGGATGTCGAGGATTGGCAGTTGCCGGATGTGTCCTTGATTCAAGAGGTTCCCAAGGACGTTGTCAGCCGCAAACCCAATGAGGAATCGCTCCGTAAGAATGCCGAATTGCTGCGGAATGTTCTGGCGGATTTCAATATTCACGGCGATATCAGCTCGATCCATCCGGGGCCGGTCGTGACGCTTTACGAGCTTGAGCCGGCGCCGGGGACGAAAACGTCCCGCGTTATATCCCTGAGCGACGATATCGCGCGGTCGATGTCGGCGATTTCCGTTCGCTGCGCGGTCGTACCGGGGCGCAACGTGATCGGGATTGAACTGCCCAACAAGGAGCGGCAGACGGTTTATATGCGGGAGATGCTGGAATCGCGGCTTTATGAGAAGACCAATGCGAAGCTGCCGCTGATTCTGGGCAAGGATATCGGCGGGCAGGCGGTTCTGGCCGACCTTGCGAAGATGCCGCATTTACTTGTGGCGGGGACGACGGGGTCGGGGAAGTCGGTGGCCGTCAACACGATGATTATGTCCTTGCTGTTCCGACTGTCGCCGCAGCAATGCCGATTTATCATGATCGACCCGAAGATGCTGGAACTGTCGGTTTACGACAATATTCCGCACCTGCTCTCGCCTGTCGTCACGGAGCCGGGGAAGGCGATCGTGGCGCTGAAATGGGCGGTGCGGGAGATGGAAAACCGTTACCGCAATATGTCCAAGCTCGGCGTGCGGAATATCGAAGGCTATAATTTGCGGATCCGGGAAGCGATCAAGAAGGGCGAGGAAATCGTCCAGAAGGTGCAGACCGGAATCGACCGCGACACAGGCGAGGCGGAGTTCGAGGATGTTTCGCTGGAGCTTAAGGAGCTGCCCTATATCGTGGTGGTGGTGGACGAATTCGCCGACCTGATGCTGGTGGCCGGGAAAGATGTTGAGAACGCAATCCAGCGGCTGGCGCAGATGGCGCGGGCGGCGGGGATTCACCTGATCATGGCGACGCAGCGGCCGTCCGTAGACGTTATTACGGGCGTTATTAAAGCGAACTTCCCGACGCGGATCAGTTTTCAGGTCACCTCCAAGATCGATTCGCGCACTATATTGGGCGATTCCGGGGCGGAGCAGCTCCTGGGCATGGGGGATATGCTTTATATGGCGCCGGGCGGGCGCGTGACGCGGGTGCATGGGCCGTTCGTTTCGGACGAGGATGTGGAGAAATCCGTCTCCTTCCTCAAGAGTCAGGCGTCGCCGGATTATATCGACAACCTCACCGATGACGGGGATTACGGGGACAGCGAGATCATGTCCGCGATGTTCGGCGGCGGGAAAGAGGGATCCTCCAACGATGTGGACGAGCTTTATGACCGCGCTGTGGCCATCGTGGCGCGGGAGGGCAAGGTTTCGACCAGTTTTGTGCAGCGGCACCTGCAGATCGGGTATAACCGCGCGGCGCGGATCGTGGAGGAGATGGAGAAGCAGGGGATCATCTCCCCGGCGAATGCGACGGGCAAGCGGGAAATTCTCGTGCGCGATTTCAGCGACGTTTAG
- a CDS encoding prephenate dehydratase — protein MKNPQSIAFQGAPGAFSDMSCRAVFPGVKTVACDSFNEAFAAVSEGRTDLAMIPIDNTIAGRVADVHHLMPAGDLFIIGEHFQPVNMMLLGVKGTKIADLKYVHSHVHAIPQCRKFIQKLGITPRIHADTAGAAKEISEMNDKQHGAIASALAAEIYGLDILERDIEDRQHNTTRFLILAPEPHIPELAEGGDVVTSLFFEVRNIPAALYKALGGFATAGLSLTKLESYVDETFQAATFYCDIEGHYESHAFQLAVEELGFYAKDVRFLGTYPAHPFRRRFGKDLTEL, from the coding sequence ATGAAAAACCCCCAATCCATCGCCTTTCAGGGCGCTCCCGGCGCCTTTTCGGATATGTCGTGCCGCGCCGTTTTTCCCGGGGTGAAAACGGTGGCCTGCGATTCTTTCAACGAGGCTTTCGCGGCCGTGAGCGAGGGGCGCACCGATCTGGCCATGATTCCGATCGACAATACGATTGCGGGGCGGGTGGCGGATGTGCATCACCTGATGCCTGCGGGGGATCTGTTCATCATCGGGGAGCATTTCCAGCCGGTCAACATGATGCTGCTGGGGGTCAAAGGTACGAAAATCGCTGACCTGAAGTATGTCCACAGCCATGTCCATGCGATCCCGCAGTGCCGGAAGTTCATTCAAAAACTCGGGATTACGCCGCGCATCCATGCGGATACGGCGGGAGCGGCCAAGGAAATATCCGAAATGAACGACAAGCAGCACGGGGCCATCGCTTCGGCGCTTGCTGCGGAGATTTACGGGCTGGATATCCTGGAGCGGGATATCGAGGACCGCCAGCATAATACCACGCGTTTTCTGATTCTGGCGCCCGAGCCGCATATCCCCGAGCTTGCCGAGGGCGGGGATGTGGTCACCAGCCTGTTTTTCGAGGTCCGCAACATTCCGGCGGCGCTGTATAAGGCCTTGGGAGGGTTCGCCACGGCGGGGCTGAGCCTGACCAAGCTGGAATCCTATGTGGATGAGACGTTTCAGGCCGCGACCTTTTATTGCGATATTGAGGGGCATTATGAAAGCCATGCGTTTCAGTTGGCGGTCGAGGAACTCGGTTTTTATGCGAAGGATGTGCGGTTTCTGGGGACTTATCCCGCGCATCCGTTCCGGCGGCGCTTCGGCAAGGATTTGACGGAGCTTTAA
- a CDS encoding cytochrome c family protein, with the protein MSSFEFNKIFAAVLVAGIVAMLSGFIARQAVHPEALIKEAVAIEGAAEDGDHGGTPAADKPPEPILALLASADIEKGAKLSKACAACHSFEKGGPAKQGPSLWDVVNRDKGSAAGFEYSPTCKDMPGNWDYASLNQFLAKPKKYMPGTKMNYVGLKKVEDRAAIIAWLRTLADSPAALPNEAEIATEQAASAPPAEAATAPEATPPADGATPPETAPPAEQPAETPAENPAEKTEAAPEPVQKATAH; encoded by the coding sequence ATGTCCAGCTTTGAATTCAATAAAATCTTCGCCGCTGTCCTTGTGGCCGGAATTGTCGCCATGCTCTCCGGCTTCATCGCCAGGCAGGCCGTCCACCCCGAAGCCCTGATAAAGGAAGCCGTCGCCATAGAGGGCGCCGCCGAAGACGGCGACCACGGCGGAACCCCGGCCGCAGACAAGCCGCCCGAGCCGATTCTGGCCCTGTTGGCCTCCGCCGATATCGAAAAGGGCGCCAAGCTCTCCAAGGCCTGCGCCGCCTGTCACTCCTTTGAAAAGGGCGGCCCCGCCAAGCAGGGACCAAGCCTCTGGGATGTCGTCAACCGCGACAAGGGCAGCGCGGCTGGGTTCGAATACTCTCCGACCTGCAAGGATATGCCCGGCAACTGGGACTATGCGTCTTTGAACCAGTTCCTCGCCAAGCCCAAGAAATATATGCCTGGTACGAAAATGAATTATGTCGGCCTGAAGAAGGTCGAGGACCGCGCCGCGATCATCGCCTGGCTCAGAACTCTGGCCGATAGCCCCGCCGCCCTGCCGAACGAAGCGGAAATCGCCACCGAACAGGCCGCCAGCGCCCCTCCGGCAGAAGCCGCCACAGCCCCGGAAGCCACACCGCCCGCCGATGGTGCAACACCCCCGGAAACAGCGCCTCCGGCAGAGCAACCCGCCGAAACGCCTGCGGAAAATCCGGCGGAAAAAACCGAAGCCGCACCGGAACCCGTGCAAAAAGCCACCGCGCATTGA
- a CDS encoding DNA polymerase III subunit chi, with product MAEVRFYHLQSQRQEDALPSLISKALEGGHRLVVRLRDEAQVARINEHLWTFRPESFIPHGSAKDGNAALQPVWLTHLNDNPNQATVLIVGQGAEASFGDEISVACEMLDGGDDEAVGAARARWKAYKEAGHTVTYWQQNERGGWEKKG from the coding sequence GTGGCTGAGGTGCGGTTCTATCATCTGCAGAGCCAGCGGCAGGAGGATGCCCTGCCCTCCCTGATCTCCAAGGCGCTGGAGGGTGGGCATCGGCTGGTGGTGCGGCTCAGGGATGAGGCGCAGGTGGCGCGGATCAACGAGCATCTCTGGACCTTCCGGCCGGAGAGTTTCATTCCGCACGGCAGCGCGAAGGACGGGAACGCCGCGCTTCAGCCTGTGTGGCTGACGCATCTTAACGATAATCCCAATCAGGCAACCGTTCTGATCGTCGGGCAAGGGGCGGAGGCTTCGTTTGGAGATGAGATCTCCGTGGCCTGCGAAATGCTGGACGGGGGCGATGATGAGGCAGTTGGTGCAGCGCGGGCGCGCTGGAAAGCCTATAAAGAAGCCGGTCATACCGTCACCTACTGGCAGCAGAATGAGCGCGGTGGGTGGGAGAAAAAGGGCTGA
- a CDS encoding lysine-2,3-aminomutase-like protein, which yields MIVTKKTRYRTAADLTEAGLIPACDSHVYAELSGHYAVGVTAQVVATIQNTAHPAHDPVGRQYLPSAAELEISAEELADPTGDAVHSPVKGIVHRYPDRVLLKISKLCAVYCRYCFRREMVGPGQEAFTDDDLEAALAYIESTPAIWEVILTGGDPLVLSARRLEEVLTRLNRISHVQVVRIHSRVPIADPERLTDTVCGVLKNSLKPLYLVVHINHAQEITPEVELALARLRAAGCSLLSQSVFLKGVNDDPVVLEQLFRRLIGLHVKPYYLHHPDLAKGTGHFRVSIERGREIMKALQGRLSGICLPRYVLDIPGGYGKVPVEHNYAVLQDDGRYVIEDIDGNSHLYPPVTEEKRG from the coding sequence ATGATCGTTACCAAGAAAACGCGTTATAGGACTGCTGCCGATTTGACAGAGGCCGGATTGATTCCGGCCTGCGATTCCCATGTCTATGCCGAATTGTCCGGTCACTATGCGGTCGGGGTGACGGCTCAGGTCGTGGCGACGATCCAGAATACCGCTCATCCGGCGCACGATCCGGTGGGGCGGCAGTATCTTCCGTCCGCTGCGGAACTTGAGATTTCCGCCGAAGAACTGGCCGATCCGACGGGGGATGCGGTTCACAGTCCGGTCAAGGGAATCGTGCATCGTTACCCGGACCGGGTTCTGCTCAAGATTTCCAAACTCTGCGCGGTTTACTGCCGTTATTGTTTCCGGCGGGAAATGGTGGGGCCGGGGCAGGAAGCGTTTACGGATGACGATCTTGAGGCGGCGCTGGCCTACATTGAATCCACTCCGGCGATCTGGGAAGTCATCCTGACCGGGGGGGATCCGCTGGTTCTTTCGGCGCGGCGGCTGGAGGAGGTTTTGACTCGTCTGAACCGGATCAGCCATGTTCAAGTGGTGCGGATTCATTCGCGTGTGCCGATTGCCGATCCCGAAAGACTCACCGATACGGTGTGCGGCGTTTTGAAAAATTCCCTCAAGCCACTCTATCTGGTCGTGCATATCAATCACGCGCAGGAGATTACGCCGGAGGTCGAATTGGCTCTGGCGCGGCTGCGGGCGGCGGGGTGCAGTCTGCTGTCACAATCCGTTTTTCTGAAAGGCGTAAATGATGACCCTGTTGTTCTGGAGCAGTTGTTCCGACGGCTGATCGGGTTGCACGTCAAACCCTATTACCTGCATCATCCCGATCTGGCGAAGGGGACCGGGCATTTTCGGGTCAGCATCGAGCGGGGGCGCGAAATCATGAAGGCGTTGCAAGGGCGGCTCTCGGGCATCTGCCTGCCACGCTATGTTCTGGATATTCCCGGCGGGTACGGCAAGGTTCCGGTCGAACATAACTATGCGGTCTTGCAGGATGACGGGCGTTATGTGATTGAGGATATTGATGGAAATTCTCATCTCTATCCTCCGGTGACGGAGGAGAAGCGTGGCTGA
- a CDS encoding leucyl aminopeptidase — translation MTFDITFSKTSKKKAEALVLCVGAAKALAVGGETLDKETRSFAERALEKSPSFKGKAGQTLVSLLPAKASYDRLILLGVGEAEKFNAQEAEKAGGKLYAALDGAGIKGAELIVGGVADEAIAAAHLGAGAKLRSYRFEVYKSEKADDEKTPKPERLYIVTGAEREAEKIFKRESQTIKGVFFARDVVNEPPNVIYPYAYANRIYEELKPHGIEIEILDDKKLKKHGFGALLAVGQGSINPPCVVVMRWMGLGKESKAKPVALVGKGVTFDTGGISLKPGLGMDEMKMDMGGSAAVVGTIKSLALRKAKVNAVGIIGVVENMPSDRAYRPADILTSYSGKTIEVLNTDAEGRLVLADILSYVQKLYKPQVIVDLATLTGAMIVALGHEYCGTFVNNDTLWAELDSSAKAVGDKLWRMPLDEVFKKEMESDTADLQNIGKSGRDAGSCTAAGFLWHFIEGDTPWAHLDIAGTAWIKKDRETTPKFGTGFGVRLLDRWIADHYE, via the coding sequence ATGACGTTTGATATCACATTTTCCAAGACCTCCAAGAAAAAAGCGGAGGCTCTCGTTCTTTGCGTTGGTGCTGCCAAGGCTCTGGCTGTCGGCGGAGAGACTCTCGATAAGGAAACGCGCAGCTTTGCGGAGCGGGCGCTGGAGAAAAGCCCCTCTTTCAAGGGCAAGGCGGGGCAAACGCTGGTGAGTCTGCTTCCCGCGAAGGCGTCTTATGATCGGTTGATTCTTCTGGGTGTAGGGGAGGCGGAAAAATTCAACGCGCAGGAGGCAGAGAAGGCCGGGGGCAAGCTTTACGCCGCGCTGGACGGGGCGGGGATCAAAGGTGCTGAGTTGATTGTCGGCGGGGTTGCGGATGAGGCGATTGCTGCGGCGCATCTCGGGGCCGGGGCCAAATTGCGTTCCTACCGTTTCGAGGTTTACAAGTCGGAGAAGGCAGACGATGAAAAGACGCCCAAGCCCGAGCGGCTTTACATCGTCACGGGTGCAGAGCGCGAGGCCGAGAAAATCTTCAAGCGCGAGAGCCAGACGATCAAGGGCGTGTTTTTTGCCCGCGATGTGGTGAACGAGCCGCCGAACGTGATTTACCCCTACGCCTATGCCAACCGGATCTACGAGGAACTCAAGCCGCACGGCATCGAGATCGAGATTCTGGACGATAAGAAACTCAAGAAGCACGGGTTCGGGGCGTTGCTGGCGGTGGGGCAGGGGTCGATCAATCCGCCCTGCGTTGTTGTGATGCGCTGGATGGGGCTGGGCAAGGAGAGCAAGGCCAAGCCGGTCGCGCTGGTCGGGAAGGGCGTGACGTTCGATACGGGCGGGATTTCGCTCAAGCCCGGCCTTGGCATGGATGAGATGAAGATGGATATGGGCGGATCGGCGGCGGTGGTCGGCACGATCAAGTCGCTGGCGCTGCGGAAAGCCAAGGTCAATGCGGTGGGGATTATCGGGGTGGTTGAAAATATGCCCTCCGACCGGGCGTACCGTCCGGCGGATATCCTGACCTCCTATTCGGGCAAGACGATCGAGGTTTTGAATACGGACGCCGAGGGGCGGCTGGTGCTGGCGGACATCCTTTCCTATGTGCAGAAGCTCTACAAGCCGCAGGTCATCGTCGATCTGGCGACCTTGACCGGGGCGATGATCGTGGCACTGGGGCATGAATATTGCGGCACGTTCGTCAATAACGACACGCTTTGGGCGGAACTGGATTCCTCGGCCAAGGCGGTGGGCGACAAGCTGTGGCGGATGCCGCTGGATGAAGTCTTCAAAAAAGAGATGGAAAGCGATACGGCGGATTTGCAGAATATCGGCAAGTCGGGGCGCGATGCCGGTTCCTGCACCGCGGCGGGGTTCCTGTGGCACTTCATCGAGGGGGATACGCCGTGGGCGCATCTGGATATTGCCGGAACCGCCTGGATCAAGAAGGACCGCGAAACGACGCCCAAATTCGGCACCGGATTCGGTGTGCGCCTGCTGGACAGGTGGATCGCGGATCATTATGAATAA
- the lptF gene encoding LPS export ABC transporter permease LptF produces MKIFERYIFRNLLIGTAFVAVTLTFIIFLTQSLRFLEIILESNTSGGSLWLLTLLALPRFFEVILPLSLMTATLFIYNKMTLDSELVAIRAVGHSPMSLSKPALLLAGLITIFLWINALWIAPASLNRMQLMRLSLTTELSNYMFREGVFNQVGKGLTVYIHKRNSLGDLAGLMIYDTRDSKKGPSTILAKRGQIVASEDGQQVVVYEGSRQEFDLKTSILQRLDFEKYTIDVPTGTATRTRWQEPDERTINELLNPDPANERDRKSAREFIIELHRRVTAPLLAISFVLIALNCLLLGETERRGQSRRIILAVGLIVLLQTLSMAADNMTKDTLSGIPLRYLIALAPIALGLLMLSPKGEALRRKFLIPGKAGLAGGKLA; encoded by the coding sequence ATGAAGATTTTTGAACGCTATATTTTCCGCAACCTGCTCATCGGCACCGCGTTCGTGGCGGTCACGCTGACCTTCATCATCTTCCTGACCCAGTCGCTCCGCTTTCTGGAAATCATTCTGGAATCCAATACCTCGGGCGGTTCGCTCTGGCTCCTGACCCTTCTGGCCCTGCCGCGTTTCTTCGAGGTCATCCTGCCCCTCTCCCTGATGACCGCGACCTTGTTTATCTACAACAAGATGACTTTGGATTCAGAACTGGTCGCCATTCGCGCTGTTGGCCATTCGCCGATGAGCCTCTCGAAACCCGCCTTGCTTCTGGCAGGCTTGATTACGATCTTCCTCTGGATCAACGCCCTGTGGATTGCCCCCGCCTCCTTGAACCGGATGCAGCTGATGCGCCTCAGCCTCACCACCGAACTCTCTAATTATATGTTCCGCGAGGGCGTCTTCAATCAGGTCGGCAAGGGACTGACCGTTTACATCCATAAGAGAAACAGTCTCGGCGATCTCGCGGGCCTGATGATCTACGATACGCGGGACAGCAAAAAAGGCCCGTCCACCATCCTCGCCAAACGCGGCCAGATCGTCGCTTCTGAGGACGGTCAGCAGGTCGTGGTATACGAGGGCTCCCGCCAGGAATTCGATCTCAAGACTTCGATTCTGCAACGTCTCGATTTCGAAAAATACACGATTGATGTCCCCACCGGCACGGCCACCCGCACCCGCTGGCAGGAACCCGATGAACGCACGATCAACGAACTCCTTAACCCCGATCCGGCGAACGAACGTGACCGCAAAAGCGCCCGTGAATTTATCATTGAACTTCACCGCCGGGTCACAGCGCCTCTTCTGGCCATCTCTTTTGTTCTGATCGCCCTGAACTGCCTGCTGCTGGGCGAAACCGAAAGACGCGGCCAGAGCCGCAGAATTATTCTGGCTGTAGGGCTGATCGTCCTGCTGCAGACCCTCTCCATGGCCGCTGACAATATGACAAAAGACACCTTGTCTGGGATCCCCCTGCGCTACCTGATTGCACTCGCCCCGATAGCGTTGGGCCTTCTGATGCTGAGCCCGAAGGGCGAAGCCCTGAGGCGAAAATTCCTGATCCCCGGAAAAGCCGGACTGGCGGGCGGGAAGCTGGCATGA
- the lptG gene encoding LPS export ABC transporter permease LptG: MKLTPTLSRYLAKYYVLNLLVLIAALMALIYLFDTIELLRRAADKPDVSLGVILKMSFFKLPEVSQLMLPFAVLFSAMFTFWQLTRRYELIVVRASGFSVWQFLTPVIGTAVLFGLLQMTVINPVGSVFVQKYDQLQNSLLSNQKDEIAVFQEGLWLRQAVYLQNEGEQSSAAAPPSELVPGYVIFHARKIKLPEWTLQNITVLYFTEQNDFLKRVHAQEAVLAEGYWHLKSTRIYDRGTVLPVSQDEFDLPTGLTREDIEESFSSPASMSFWKLPSYISTLEETGFDAAPLRVYYHNLLSQPLMYAAMILLAAAVSMRPPRMKGGFLLIVLGVFIGFLVFFLSNFLQALGTSRQIPALLAAWSPALICFLLGLSAMLNKEDG; this comes from the coding sequence ATGAAACTGACCCCGACCCTCAGCCGCTATCTGGCGAAATATTACGTCCTGAACCTGCTGGTGCTGATCGCCGCGCTAATGGCCCTTATTTACCTCTTTGACACGATCGAGCTTCTGCGCCGCGCCGCCGACAAGCCGGATGTCTCTTTGGGAGTGATTCTGAAAATGAGCTTTTTCAAGCTCCCCGAAGTCAGCCAGCTCATGCTCCCCTTCGCGGTCCTGTTCAGCGCCATGTTCACCTTCTGGCAACTCACCCGCCGCTATGAATTGATTGTGGTCCGCGCCTCAGGCTTCTCCGTCTGGCAGTTCCTGACCCCCGTCATCGGCACCGCCGTTCTGTTCGGCCTTCTCCAGATGACAGTCATCAACCCCGTCGGCTCGGTTTTCGTCCAGAAATACGACCAGCTCCAAAACAGCCTGCTAAGCAATCAAAAGGACGAAATTGCGGTCTTTCAGGAGGGTCTCTGGCTCCGGCAGGCCGTGTATCTGCAGAACGAGGGGGAACAGAGCAGCGCAGCGGCGCCTCCCTCCGAACTCGTCCCCGGATACGTCATTTTCCATGCCCGCAAGATCAAACTGCCGGAATGGACGCTGCAGAACATCACGGTCCTTTATTTTACTGAACAGAATGACTTCCTCAAGCGCGTCCACGCGCAGGAAGCGGTTCTGGCCGAAGGCTACTGGCATCTGAAAAGCACCCGGATTTATGACAGGGGAACGGTTCTGCCCGTCAGTCAGGATGAATTCGATTTACCCACCGGCCTGACCCGTGAGGATATCGAGGAAAGCTTTTCTTCCCCGGCCAGCATGTCCTTCTGGAAACTCCCTAGCTATATCAGCACATTGGAGGAAACAGGCTTCGATGCCGCCCCCCTGCGCGTTTATTACCATAACCTTCTATCCCAGCCCCTGATGTACGCCGCCATGATCCTTCTGGCGGCCGCAGTCTCGATGCGCCCGCCCCGCATGAAGGGGGGGTTTCTGTTGATCGTTCTCGGTGTTTTCATCGGCTTTCTGGTGTTTTTTCTCTCCAATTTCCTGCAGGCCTTGGGCACCTCCCGTCAAATCCCGGCCCTTCTGGCCGCATGGTCCCCGGCGCTCATCTGCTTCCTGCTGGGCCTCAGCGCCATGCTGAACAAGGAAGACGGCTGA
- a CDS encoding VacJ family lipoprotein translates to MSNNSKAGAGASPFKKLSLILLSGLALVSCASTEKATIIEDDLEIYDPYEGYNRFMFNFNQHFDDVIVNPVVKGYRFVTPRLARKGVRNVLRNLKSPVILANQLLQGDLEGAKNCALRAAINTTVGIGGLVDLASYNGIEYEGEDFGQTLAVWGIDHGPYMVVPMLGPSSLRDYSGYFVDGMADPVRWHLFNIDHEDLYYAKLGTEYLDIRESLYDTLKDIRENSLDPYAATRSIYYQSREALVKDQGLGEGYTTPAIPDYAEED, encoded by the coding sequence ATGTCGAATAATTCCAAAGCAGGGGCGGGCGCCTCGCCCTTCAAAAAACTCTCGTTAATCCTCCTCTCGGGCCTGGCGCTGGTCTCATGCGCCTCCACCGAAAAGGCAACGATCATCGAGGACGACCTCGAAATCTATGACCCCTATGAGGGCTATAACCGCTTCATGTTCAATTTTAACCAGCATTTTGATGATGTAATCGTCAATCCGGTTGTTAAAGGCTACCGTTTTGTGACCCCTCGCCTGGCCCGCAAGGGCGTCAGGAACGTCCTTCGGAACCTCAAATCCCCGGTGATTCTGGCCAACCAGCTTTTACAGGGCGATCTTGAGGGCGCGAAAAACTGCGCCCTGCGCGCCGCGATTAATACAACCGTGGGAATCGGCGGTCTCGTCGATCTGGCCAGCTATAACGGCATCGAATACGAAGGCGAGGATTTCGGGCAGACTCTGGCCGTCTGGGGCATCGATCACGGCCCCTACATGGTGGTCCCCATGCTCGGCCCCTCCTCCCTGCGCGACTATTCAGGTTATTTCGTAGACGGAATGGCCGACCCGGTCCGCTGGCATCTGTTTAACATCGACCACGAAGATTTGTACTACGCAAAGCTGGGAACGGAATATCTGGATATCCGCGAATCTCTCTACGATACCTTGAAAGACATCCGCGAGAACTCCCTCGATCCCTACGCGGCCACGCGTAGCATCTACTACCAGAGCCGTGAGGCTTTGGTAAAGGATCAGGGCTTGGGCGAAGGCTACACCACCCCGGCCATTCCTGATTATGCTGAGGAAGATTAG